The following are from one region of the Camelus dromedarius isolate mCamDro1 chromosome 16, mCamDro1.pat, whole genome shotgun sequence genome:
- the SERPINF1 gene encoding pigment epithelium-derived factor: protein MQALVLLLWTGALLGYSSCQNTGPEGSPDPDTTVVPVEEDDPFFKVPLNKLAAAVSNFGYDLYRVKSSESPAANVLLSPLSVATALSALSLGAEQRTESSIHRSLYYDLITNPDIHGTYKELLASVTTPEKNLKSASRIIFERKLRIKANFVAPLEKSYGTRPRILTGNSRLDLQEINNWVQAQMKGKIARSTREIPSGISILLLGVAYFKGQWVTKFDSRKTSLEDFHLDEERTVKVPMMSDPKAILRYGLDSDLNCKIAQLPLTGSISVIFFLPLKVTQNLTMIEESLTSEFIHDIDRELKTVQAVLTIPKLKLSYEGELTKSVQELKLQSLFHSPDFSKITGKPIKLTHVEHRTGFEWNEDGAGTTSSPGLQSARLTFSLDYHLNQPFIFVLRDTDTGALLFIGKILDPRST from the exons ATGCAGGCCCTCGTGCTACTCCTCTGGACTGGCGCCCTCCTCGGTTACAGCAGCTGCCAGAACACTGGCCCAGAG GGCTCCCCGGACCCCGACACCACGGTGGTGCCAGTGGAGGAGGACGATCCCTTCTTCAAGGTCCCTCTGAACAAGCTGGCAGCGGCCGTCTCCAACTTTGGCTACGACCTCTACCGCGTGAAGTCCAGCGAGAGCCCCGCTGCCAATGTGCTCCTGTCTCCGCTCAGCGTGGCCACGGCGCTCTCCGCCCTTTCGCTCG GAGCGGAACAGCGGACGGAATCCAGCATTCACCGCTCTCTCTACTATGACCTGATCACCAACCCAGACATCCACGGAACCTACAAGGAACTCCTTGCCTCTGTCACTACCCCCGAGAAAAACCTCAAGAGTGCTTCCCGTATCATCTTCGAGAGGA AGCTGCGGATAAAAGCCAACTTCGTTGCACCCCTGGAAAAGTCGTATGGGACCAGGCCCAGAATCCTGACCGGCAACTCTCGCTTGGACCTTCAGGAGATTAACAACTGGGTGCAGGCCCAGATGAAAGGGAAAATCGCTAGGTCCACAAGGGAAATACCCAGTGGAATCAGCATTCTCCTCCTTGGTGTGGCTTACTTCAAGG gGCAGTGGGTAACAAAGTTTGACTCCAGAAAGACCTCCCTTGAGGATTTCCACTTGGATGAGGAGAGGACCGTGAAAGTCCCCATGATGTCAGACCCTAAGGCCATTTTACGATACGGCTTGGATTCTGACCTCAACTGCAAG ATTGCCCAGCTGCCCTTGACCGGAAGCATAAGTGtcatcttcttccttcctctgaaagTGACCCAGAACTTGACCATGATAGAAGAGAGCCTCACCTCTGAGTTCATTCATGACATAGACCGAGAACTGAAGACTGTCCAAGCGGTCCTGACCATCCCCAAGCTGAAGCTGAGTTATGAAGGAGAACTCACAAAGTCCGTGCAGGAGCTGA AGCTACAATCCTTGTTTCATTCACCAGACTTTAGTAAGATCACGGGCAAACCTATCAAACTTACTCATGTGGAACATCGCACCGGCTTCGAGTGGAATGAAGATGGGGCGGGGACCAcctccagcccagggctccaGTCTGCCCGCCTCACCTTCTCCCTGGACTATCACCTTAACCAACCTTTCATCTTTGTACTGAGGGACACAGACACAGGGGCCCTTCTCTTCATAGGCAAAATTCTGGACCCCAGGAGCACTTAA